A window from Corynebacterium urealyticum DSM 7109 encodes these proteins:
- a CDS encoding NAD-dependent succinate-semialdehyde dehydrogenase, producing MATSAENNTAQNTSNPEFFTTVTAGPREITVPTGLFINGQWRHGADGETLGVTDAATGQEFVRVASATEGDAREAMDHAAKAQPDWENTSPQERADLLRSLYQLVQDNADDLAYLQSLELGRALKDSQGEVGYGGGFFRWYASRAEAIAGEYRVSPDGGSRIITHPKPVGPVLAVTPWNFPLAMITRKLAPALAAGCTMIVKPAQMTPLTALYLAELSRQAGLPDGVFQVLPTSTASNVSAILDDDRLRKFTFTGSTEVGQALAAKAAEGTIRTSLELGGNAPLVVLEHADMDKAVNAAIDAKMRGAGQVCIAANRILVHESLAEEFTAAVTKRIGEFVLGAGTDSDATAGPMVSAEQRDKVADMVEKAVEQGAKVEIGGFTLTEDSLAKHPELKTTGELDTNGFWYAPTVLSGVTQDFEIANQEIFGPVMTIQTFADEDEALANANATNFGLAGYVVGEKLQETMAFAEKMEVGMVAVNKGLLSDPAAPFGGVKQSGIGREGGFEGIEEYLETQFITVSY from the coding sequence ATGGCTACTTCGGCAGAAAACAACACAGCACAGAACACCTCGAATCCAGAATTCTTCACCACCGTCACCGCCGGACCGCGGGAGATCACCGTCCCGACGGGGCTTTTTATTAACGGCCAGTGGCGCCACGGCGCGGACGGGGAGACCCTCGGGGTTACCGACGCCGCGACCGGCCAGGAGTTCGTGCGGGTGGCGTCCGCAACGGAGGGTGACGCCCGCGAGGCGATGGACCACGCTGCGAAGGCGCAGCCCGATTGGGAGAACACCAGCCCGCAGGAGCGCGCCGACCTGCTGCGCTCCCTGTATCAGCTGGTGCAGGACAATGCCGATGACCTGGCCTACCTGCAGTCCCTGGAGCTCGGTCGCGCGTTGAAGGACAGCCAGGGCGAGGTCGGCTACGGCGGGGGATTCTTCCGCTGGTACGCCTCCCGCGCTGAGGCCATCGCGGGGGAGTACCGCGTGTCCCCGGACGGCGGCAGCCGCATCATCACCCACCCGAAGCCGGTCGGTCCGGTTCTGGCGGTGACGCCGTGGAACTTCCCGCTAGCGATGATCACCCGCAAGCTCGCTCCGGCGCTGGCCGCTGGCTGCACCATGATCGTCAAGCCCGCACAGATGACCCCGCTGACCGCGCTCTACCTGGCCGAACTCTCCCGCCAGGCCGGACTGCCGGACGGAGTGTTCCAGGTCCTGCCGACCAGCACCGCGTCGAATGTCTCCGCCATTTTGGACGACGACCGCCTGCGCAAGTTCACCTTCACCGGTTCCACCGAGGTGGGCCAGGCGCTCGCGGCGAAGGCCGCCGAGGGCACCATCCGCACCTCCCTGGAGCTGGGTGGCAACGCCCCGCTCGTCGTCCTCGAGCACGCGGACATGGACAAGGCCGTGAACGCCGCCATCGACGCGAAGATGCGAGGCGCAGGGCAGGTCTGCATCGCCGCCAACCGCATCCTGGTTCACGAGTCCCTCGCCGAGGAATTCACCGCAGCGGTCACCAAGCGGATCGGCGAATTCGTTCTTGGCGCGGGCACCGATAGCGATGCCACCGCAGGCCCAATGGTCAGCGCAGAGCAGCGCGACAAGGTCGCAGACATGGTCGAAAAGGCCGTCGAGCAGGGCGCGAAGGTGGAGATCGGCGGCTTCACGCTGACCGAGGACTCCCTGGCGAAGCACCCGGAGCTCAAGACCACTGGTGAGCTGGACACCAACGGCTTCTGGTACGCCCCGACCGTCCTCTCCGGGGTCACCCAGGACTTCGAGATCGCCAACCAGGAGATCTTCGGCCCCGTCATGACCATCCAGACCTTCGCCGATGAGGACGAGGCCCTGGCCAACGCCAATGCCACGAACTTCGGCCTGGCCGGCTACGTGGTCGGCGAGAAGCTACAGGAGACGATGGCCTTCGCCGAGAAGATGGAGGTCGGCATGGTGGCCGTCAACAAGGGCCTGCTCTCCGACCCGGCCGCGCCCTTCGGCGGGGTGAAGCAGTCCGGCATCGGCCGCGAGGGCGGCTTCGAGGGCATCGAGGAGTACCTCGAAACCCAGTTCATCACCGTTTCCTACTAG
- the pgi gene encoding glucose-6-phosphate isomerase codes for MSIPPNPQRVTSTAPWQELQDYKESFVGTTLREIFNQEATRVEDMTIQAGPLHIDLSKNLADARVMELLVQLGEAMGLPEYRDAMMAGATVNTTENRAALHTALRIPVDQNFEVDGVDVAADVHEVLGRMRDFCRDLRSGRWLGITGRTIKQVVNIGIGGSDLGPSMAATALRPYRTAGIEPYFVSNLDPADLSAALDALDPESCLFVISSKTFSTQETLVNARAAKQWLLTELERRGVPADTSAQRQAIIEKHFVAVSTNREAVTEFGIDPANMFGFWDWVGGRYSVDSAIGLTLMAAIGPQDFDQFLAGLHDVDEHFRTAPMHANAPALMGLLSVWYRDFLDSQSHAVMPYSEDLREFPDYLQQLTMESLGKSVRLDGSKVGVPTGPVYWGAPGTNGQHAFFQLLHQGTQLIPSDFIGFCNPHGEVTTQPEGTKMHDMLMANFFAQTRVLAFGRTADELRAAGTPEELIPHKEMPGNQPSTTILADMLTPRSLGGLIALYEHITFVQSVIWGINAFDQWGVEFGKLQTSDLLPAVRGTADVAAGDGSTDALISFYRQHRNEG; via the coding sequence GTGAGCATCCCACCCAACCCACAGCGGGTGACCAGCACCGCACCGTGGCAGGAACTCCAGGACTATAAGGAAAGCTTCGTCGGCACCACCCTCCGGGAGATCTTCAACCAGGAGGCCACCCGCGTCGAGGACATGACCATCCAGGCAGGCCCCCTGCACATCGACCTGTCGAAGAACCTCGCCGACGCCCGCGTCATGGAGCTGCTGGTCCAGCTGGGCGAAGCGATGGGGCTGCCGGAGTACCGCGACGCGATGATGGCCGGGGCTACGGTCAACACTACCGAGAACCGTGCCGCCCTCCACACCGCGCTGCGCATCCCGGTGGACCAGAATTTCGAGGTCGACGGGGTGGACGTCGCCGCGGACGTCCACGAAGTCCTCGGTCGGATGCGGGACTTCTGCCGCGACCTGCGCAGCGGCCGGTGGTTGGGTATCACCGGGCGGACCATCAAGCAAGTCGTCAACATCGGCATCGGAGGATCCGACCTGGGACCATCCATGGCGGCCACCGCACTACGCCCCTACCGGACCGCGGGCATCGAACCCTACTTCGTCTCCAACCTGGACCCGGCCGACCTCAGCGCTGCACTGGACGCCCTGGACCCGGAGTCCTGCCTCTTCGTCATCAGTTCGAAGACCTTCAGCACCCAGGAGACCCTGGTCAACGCGCGCGCGGCGAAGCAGTGGCTCCTCACCGAGCTGGAGCGCCGCGGTGTGCCGGCGGACACGAGCGCGCAGCGGCAAGCCATCATCGAAAAGCACTTCGTCGCGGTGTCCACCAACCGCGAAGCCGTCACGGAGTTCGGCATCGACCCGGCAAATATGTTCGGCTTCTGGGACTGGGTGGGCGGCCGCTACTCGGTGGATTCCGCCATCGGGCTCACACTCATGGCCGCGATCGGCCCGCAGGACTTCGACCAGTTCCTAGCCGGCCTGCACGACGTAGACGAGCACTTCCGCACCGCCCCGATGCACGCCAACGCGCCAGCCCTGATGGGTCTGCTGAGCGTGTGGTACCGCGACTTTCTGGACTCCCAGTCCCACGCGGTGATGCCCTATAGCGAGGACCTCCGCGAATTCCCGGACTACCTGCAGCAGCTGACCATGGAGTCGCTGGGCAAGTCCGTACGCCTGGATGGATCCAAGGTCGGGGTCCCCACGGGCCCGGTGTATTGGGGCGCGCCCGGGACAAATGGCCAGCACGCGTTCTTCCAGCTGCTCCACCAAGGCACGCAGCTCATCCCCTCGGACTTCATCGGGTTCTGCAACCCCCACGGCGAGGTCACCACCCAACCCGAGGGCACGAAGATGCACGACATGCTGATGGCAAACTTCTTCGCCCAGACCAGGGTGCTGGCGTTCGGTCGCACCGCTGACGAGCTGCGCGCCGCAGGTACCCCGGAAGAGCTGATCCCCCACAAGGAAATGCCAGGCAACCAGCCCAGCACCACCATCCTGGCGGACATGCTGACCCCGCGCTCCCTGGGTGGACTGATCGCGCTCTACGAGCACATCACCTTCGTCCAATCGGTGATCTGGGGTATAAACGCCTTCGATCAGTGGGGTGTCGAGTTCGGGAAGCTCCAGACCAGCGATCTGCTCCCGGCGGTACGGGGCACCGCTGACGTGGCAGCCGGGGATGGCTCCACCGACGCGCTGATCAGCTTTTACCGACAGCACCGCAACGAGGGTTAG
- the nagB gene encoding glucosamine-6-phosphate deaminase, protein MDVVIRQTPKEVAQLAATIMARYVSEGKNIGLATGSTPLLTYQELIAKHREGLSFANTTAFLLDEYVGLPEDHEQSYHYTIYNEFTQYVDFADGAVHTPDGMNPRTDEAGREYEEAIEAAGGIDIQLLGVGTNGHVGFNEPGSSFDSLTRLKTLHPQTRRDNARFFGSLEQVPIHVITQGLGTIRRAGHLLLLATGENKADAVAKLVEGPVSAMMPASVLQLHRHATVIVDEAAASQLQETEFYRFVDANRPEWQAY, encoded by the coding sequence ATGGACGTTGTGATTCGGCAGACCCCGAAAGAAGTCGCGCAGCTCGCGGCCACCATCATGGCCCGCTACGTCTCCGAGGGGAAGAACATCGGGCTGGCCACCGGCTCCACCCCACTGCTGACCTACCAGGAGCTCATCGCCAAGCACCGCGAGGGTCTGAGCTTCGCGAACACTACGGCTTTTCTGCTGGACGAATACGTGGGCTTGCCGGAGGATCACGAGCAGTCCTACCACTACACGATCTACAACGAGTTCACGCAGTACGTGGACTTCGCCGACGGCGCAGTGCACACCCCCGATGGGATGAACCCCCGCACCGATGAGGCAGGTCGCGAGTACGAGGAGGCCATCGAGGCCGCCGGAGGCATCGACATCCAGCTCCTCGGCGTGGGGACCAACGGGCATGTGGGCTTCAACGAACCCGGCAGCTCCTTCGACTCCCTCACCCGACTGAAGACGCTGCACCCGCAGACACGGCGGGATAACGCCCGCTTCTTCGGTTCGCTCGAACAGGTTCCGATCCACGTGATCACGCAGGGCTTGGGCACGATCCGCCGCGCCGGGCACCTACTGTTGCTCGCCACGGGGGAAAACAAGGCTGATGCGGTGGCGAAGCTTGTGGAGGGGCCAGTGTCCGCGATGATGCCGGCCTCCGTGCTCCAGCTGCACCGCCACGCGACTGTCATCGTGGACGAGGCGGCGGCATCCCAGCTGCAGGAAACCGAGTTTTACCGCTTCGTGGATGCCAACCGTCCGGAGTGGCAGGCATACTAA
- a CDS encoding Re/Si-specific NAD(P)(+) transhydrogenase subunit alpha, whose product MRIGIPVEPGENQPLVAATPDTVGKLIKLGYDVEVQAGAGEDAAYPDALYREAGASIVGEEVWEADIVTTLDTPPKEKRDLMRSGATLICRMAPGRNEELINELANRGITGLAMDAVPRISRAQSMDVLSSMANIAGYRAVIEAANAFGRLFTGQVTAAGKVPPAKVYVIGAGVAGLAAIGTANSMGAIVKATDLRVEAGEQVESMGAEFVAIQEEAEKSEDGYAKEMTQDQAELAAKIYSQQSAEADIVITTANIPGRTSPVLLTEEDVANMRPGSVVVDLAAANGGNCALTKPGEVFVTDNGVTIIGYTDLAGRLPGQASQLFGQNIVNLFKLITPEKDGQRVLDLDDEIIRTITVTLNDGQETSVLWPPPPVSVSVAPQQQPAQDTQAAEEPEKQAFMGGPFAKIGLAIAILLGAAIVLVSPLGMSGNFVVLTLAIVLGFYVISAVTPTLHTPLMSETNAISGIVLVGAILQVNSPNIIVTVLAFLAIVVSSVNVFGGFAITDRMLGMFVKEDA is encoded by the coding sequence GTGCGTATCGGTATTCCGGTTGAGCCGGGTGAGAACCAGCCGCTGGTGGCAGCCACACCAGACACGGTCGGCAAGCTCATCAAGCTTGGCTATGACGTTGAAGTACAGGCAGGTGCCGGCGAAGACGCCGCCTACCCTGACGCCCTCTACCGCGAGGCCGGCGCGAGCATCGTAGGCGAGGAGGTCTGGGAAGCGGACATCGTCACGACGCTCGACACCCCGCCCAAGGAGAAGCGCGACCTCATGCGCTCCGGAGCCACCCTGATCTGCCGCATGGCTCCAGGCCGCAACGAGGAGCTCATCAACGAGCTCGCCAACCGTGGCATCACCGGGCTCGCGATGGACGCTGTGCCGCGTATTTCCCGCGCACAGTCCATGGATGTCCTCTCCTCCATGGCAAACATCGCCGGCTACCGCGCAGTCATCGAGGCCGCCAACGCCTTCGGTCGACTGTTCACCGGCCAGGTCACCGCGGCAGGTAAGGTGCCGCCGGCAAAGGTCTACGTCATCGGCGCTGGTGTCGCTGGCCTGGCCGCGATCGGTACCGCCAACTCCATGGGCGCGATCGTCAAGGCCACCGACCTGCGCGTCGAGGCAGGCGAGCAGGTCGAGTCCATGGGGGCGGAATTCGTCGCCATCCAGGAAGAGGCCGAGAAGTCCGAGGACGGCTACGCCAAGGAGATGACCCAAGACCAGGCGGAACTCGCTGCGAAGATCTATTCCCAGCAGTCCGCCGAAGCCGACATCGTCATCACCACCGCAAACATTCCGGGCCGCACCTCGCCGGTGCTGCTCACCGAGGAAGATGTCGCCAACATGCGTCCGGGCAGCGTCGTCGTCGACCTGGCGGCAGCCAACGGTGGTAACTGCGCGCTGACGAAGCCGGGCGAGGTCTTCGTCACCGATAACGGCGTGACCATCATTGGCTACACCGACCTGGCGGGCCGCCTGCCTGGCCAGGCCTCCCAGCTGTTCGGCCAGAACATCGTCAACCTGTTCAAGCTGATCACGCCGGAGAAGGACGGCCAGCGCGTGCTGGACCTGGATGACGAGATCATCCGCACCATCACCGTCACCCTCAATGACGGCCAGGAGACCTCCGTCCTCTGGCCGCCACCACCGGTGAGCGTGTCCGTCGCCCCGCAGCAGCAGCCCGCGCAGGACACGCAGGCCGCCGAGGAGCCGGAGAAGCAAGCCTTCATGGGTGGCCCCTTCGCCAAGATCGGTCTGGCCATCGCCATCCTACTGGGCGCTGCAATCGTCCTGGTCAGCCCGCTGGGAATGAGCGGCAACTTCGTCGTCCTGACCCTGGCCATCGTGCTGGGCTTCTACGTGATCTCCGCTGTCACCCCGACCCTGCACACCCCGTTGATGTCCGAGACGAACGCGATTTCAGGAATCGTCCTGGTCGGCGCGATCTTGCAGGTCAACAGCCCCAATATCATCGTTACGGTCCTCGCGTTCCTGGCAATCGTCGTGTCCTCCGTCAACGTGTTCGGTGGCTTCGCCATCACAGACCGCATGCTCGGCATGTTCGTTAAGGAGGATGCATAA
- a CDS encoding NAD(P)(+) transhydrogenase (Re/Si-specific) subunit beta, which translates to MTATLILSQAATGENATLLDWLARISNLAYIVAAVLFLMALAGLSKPETAKRGNTLGMSGMAVAIAVAIFQAVVHSTTDSDALDPVITVVLIALAMSLGAAYGIKRAHSVEMTGLPQLIALFNGMVGLGAVFIGYNSFVSESADSMGAAAYNFHLGEVFLGIFIGAVTFTGSILAGLKLSGKVKGAPLLLPARNLLNVAILVISLVLMVVFILAGEGTTAWIAVGIMTALALFMGWHLVAAIGGGDMPVVVSIMNSYSGWAAAFTGLMLQNPLLIITGALVGSSGAFLSYVMCQAMNRSFLNVLLGGFGTDGGAVAEGVDGTHTEIDTDEAVAMLKDAKNIMITPGYGMAVSQAQYTVAELTRKLRDQGKTVQFGIHPVAGRLPGHMNVLLAEAKVPYDIVMDMEEINDDFDEVDVVLVIGANDTVNPSAEMPGSPIAGMPVLKVWEAERVIVLKRSMGAGYSGAQNPLFFNENTDMLLGDAKASIEKLAAGISN; encoded by the coding sequence ATGACTGCCACTCTGATTCTTTCGCAGGCAGCGACCGGCGAGAACGCCACGCTGCTGGATTGGCTGGCCCGGATCTCGAACCTGGCCTACATCGTGGCTGCCGTGCTCTTCCTCATGGCACTGGCCGGCCTCTCTAAGCCGGAGACCGCAAAGCGCGGTAACACGCTGGGCATGAGCGGTATGGCTGTTGCCATCGCCGTGGCCATCTTCCAGGCCGTGGTTCACTCCACCACCGATTCCGATGCCCTGGACCCGGTCATCACCGTCGTCCTCATTGCCCTGGCTATGAGCCTCGGTGCGGCCTACGGCATCAAGCGCGCGCACTCCGTCGAGATGACTGGTCTGCCGCAGCTGATCGCGCTGTTCAACGGCATGGTCGGTCTGGGCGCGGTCTTCATCGGCTACAACTCCTTCGTTTCCGAGTCCGCCGACTCGATGGGTGCTGCCGCCTACAACTTCCACCTGGGTGAGGTCTTCCTCGGCATCTTCATCGGTGCCGTGACCTTCACCGGCTCGATCCTGGCTGGCCTGAAGCTCTCCGGCAAGGTCAAGGGCGCCCCGCTGCTGCTGCCGGCCCGTAACCTGCTGAACGTCGCCATCCTGGTGATCAGCCTCGTGCTCATGGTCGTGTTCATCCTCGCGGGTGAAGGCACCACCGCCTGGATCGCGGTTGGCATCATGACCGCCCTGGCGCTGTTCATGGGCTGGCACCTGGTCGCTGCCATTGGCGGTGGCGACATGCCGGTCGTCGTGTCCATCATGAACTCCTACTCCGGCTGGGCAGCTGCCTTCACCGGTCTGATGCTGCAGAACCCGCTGCTGATCATCACCGGTGCGCTGGTCGGTTCCTCCGGTGCATTCCTCTCCTACGTGATGTGCCAGGCGATGAACCGCTCCTTCCTGAACGTCCTGCTGGGCGGCTTCGGCACCGACGGTGGCGCGGTCGCGGAGGGTGTCGACGGCACCCACACCGAGATCGACACCGACGAGGCTGTCGCGATGCTCAAGGACGCGAAGAACATCATGATCACCCCGGGCTACGGCATGGCTGTCTCCCAAGCGCAGTACACGGTCGCTGAGCTGACCCGCAAGCTGCGCGACCAGGGTAAGACTGTCCAGTTCGGTATCCACCCGGTCGCCGGTCGCCTGCCTGGCCACATGAACGTCCTGCTGGCTGAGGCGAAGGTCCCTTATGACATCGTCATGGATATGGAGGAGATCAACGACGACTTCGACGAGGTCGACGTGGTCCTGGTCATCGGCGCGAACGATACGGTCAACCCGAGCGCTGAGATGCCGGGCTCCCCGATCGCCGGCATGCCGGTTCTGAAGGTGTGGGAGGCTGAGCGCGTGATCGTGCTGAAGCGTTCCATGGGTGCCGGTTACTCCGGTGCGCAGAACCCGCTGTTCTTCAACGAGAACACCGACATGCTGCTCGGTGATGCGAAGGCATCCATCGAGAAGCTGGCCGCAGGGATCAGCAACTAA
- a CDS encoding DNA-formamidopyrimidine glycosylase family protein: protein MPEGDSVLQLANRLKWMPGREVLHSDFRVPALATASITGERIQAVWPYGKHLFIQAGEQILHTHLKMEGVWAIHAAGSRWRRPGYTARVVLHLSPQHPSGPPIEVVGHELGFVRLYPARDYPAVVQHLGPDILDPCWASEEFRDTGRTGRDEALRRILRRPDRSLGAALLDQRNVAGIGNEYRAEVMFLTGLHPAVPVGRVGEEKVAQALDLARRVMWENRLEPHRVFTGDRRPGMGTFVFGRAAKPCRRCGETIEQSTLGGRFAGGDPVLDAGELERIIWWCPHCQPGV from the coding sequence ATGCCCGAGGGAGATTCCGTCCTGCAGTTGGCCAATAGGCTCAAGTGGATGCCCGGCCGCGAGGTGCTGCACAGCGACTTCCGGGTGCCCGCCCTGGCCACCGCCTCCATCACCGGTGAGCGGATCCAGGCGGTCTGGCCCTATGGAAAGCACTTGTTCATCCAGGCAGGGGAGCAGATCCTGCACACTCACCTGAAAATGGAGGGGGTATGGGCCATCCACGCGGCTGGCAGCCGCTGGCGCCGCCCGGGGTACACCGCCCGGGTCGTGCTTCACTTGAGCCCCCAGCATCCGAGCGGGCCGCCCATCGAGGTCGTCGGCCACGAGCTGGGCTTCGTGCGCCTGTATCCGGCCCGAGACTACCCCGCCGTGGTCCAGCACCTGGGCCCCGACATCCTGGACCCCTGCTGGGCCAGCGAAGAATTCCGGGACACCGGCCGGACGGGGCGAGACGAGGCCCTGCGACGGATCCTGCGCCGCCCCGACCGGAGCCTGGGGGCCGCATTGCTGGATCAACGCAATGTCGCCGGTATCGGCAATGAATACCGCGCCGAGGTCATGTTCCTCACCGGCCTGCACCCCGCCGTACCCGTCGGCCGGGTTGGGGAGGAGAAGGTGGCGCAGGCGCTGGACCTGGCGCGTCGGGTGATGTGGGAGAACCGGCTGGAGCCACACCGGGTGTTCACTGGTGACCGGCGCCCCGGGATGGGCACCTTCGTTTTCGGCCGCGCGGCGAAGCCCTGCCGACGCTGCGGGGAAACAATCGAACAGTCCACCCTCGGGGGGCGTTTCGCAGGCGGGGACCCGGTACTGGACGCCGGGGAGTTGGAACGCATCATCTGGTGGTGCCCGCACTGCCAGCCGGGCGTTTAA